A window of Reinekea marina contains these coding sequences:
- a CDS encoding SDR family oxidoreductase, producing MKKVLITGGASGLGLAMAKRWASTGATVCVADRTEALAQATINAINEAGGQGHFVACDVTDDESLAAVKRYTDEHIGALDVLINSAGVPTAGSIEGESLKAWQWVLDINLLGCVRLAKLYVPDMRKNKTGHIVNVASQAGITSMPFMGSYNASKAALVAYSETMKLELSPFNIGVSVLCPAFVKTNLDKSLPEEQSDMQSVVTKLVERGTVSAEEVAEAAFKAVQNNKFMVITHADGGRIYSLKRWLPNFYFWLMAKKSKPFTVKGYENGA from the coding sequence ATGAAAAAAGTACTGATTACTGGCGGCGCTTCAGGTTTGGGTTTGGCGATGGCTAAGCGATGGGCGAGCACAGGTGCAACGGTTTGTGTCGCCGACAGAACGGAAGCATTAGCCCAAGCCACAATAAACGCAATAAACGAAGCCGGTGGGCAAGGGCATTTTGTTGCTTGCGATGTGACTGACGATGAAAGTTTAGCGGCCGTTAAACGCTACACAGATGAACATATCGGCGCGCTAGATGTGCTCATTAACAGCGCCGGTGTGCCGACGGCTGGGTCGATTGAAGGCGAGTCGTTAAAAGCTTGGCAATGGGTGCTCGACATTAACTTACTTGGCTGTGTACGGTTAGCAAAATTATATGTGCCAGATATGAGAAAAAATAAAACAGGCCATATTGTAAACGTTGCGTCTCAGGCCGGCATCACTTCTATGCCATTTATGGGGTCTTACAATGCATCGAAGGCCGCTTTGGTTGCTTACAGTGAAACCATGAAGCTAGAGCTAAGCCCATTTAATATTGGTGTGTCTGTATTGTGCCCAGCCTTTGTAAAAACGAATTTAGATAAATCATTGCCTGAAGAACAGTCCGACATGCAATCGGTGGTCACTAAGTTAGTTGAACGCGGAACCGTGAGTGCAGAGGAAGTTGCCGAGGCCGCTTTTAAGGCGGTTCAAAATAATAAATTCATGGTGATTACTCATGCCGATGGCGGACGCATTTATTCGCTTAAGCGTTGGTTGCCAAATTTTTATTTTTGGCTCATGGCAAAAAAATCTAAGCCATTCACGGTAAAGGGTTACGAAAATGGCGCATAA
- a CDS encoding acyl-CoA dehydrogenase family protein: protein MRTLSQSIPFLKHGCPIIKRCVMDFSNSERSNDYLAQLNQFMNEKVLPVEQSVLAANRALNPTGNWQEWRTLDEVEQLKKDAKAQGLWNLFLPDAQLGQGLTCSEYAPLAEATGKVIFAPEIFNCNAPDTGNMEVLYHFGSDAQKQQWLKPLLAGDIRSVFCMTEPEVASSDATNMEATIAADGDELVINGRKWWSTGLGHPNAKVAIVMGLSKPDAAKHERHSMALVPLDAPGVSIKRMLTAYGEYDAPYGHGEVTFTNVRVPTENLIWDLGKGFAIAQGRLGPGRIHHCMRAIGAAERALAMAIQRGLSRQAFGKPIIQLGGNTERIAQARIQIDQARLLTLNAAWKIDNFGVKNAMTEISAIKVAVPNMLQDVVDMAIQMHGGAGVSDDTPLASFTAMARILRIADGPDEVHRHMVSRLEIAKHLKGKAS, encoded by the coding sequence TTGCGTACACTGAGTCAATCTATCCCATTCTTAAAGCATGGATGCCCAATAATAAAAAGGTGTGTTATGGATTTTTCCAATTCAGAACGAAGTAATGATTATCTCGCTCAACTCAATCAATTTATGAATGAAAAGGTTCTGCCGGTGGAACAGTCTGTTTTGGCCGCAAACCGAGCTCTAAATCCAACGGGAAATTGGCAAGAATGGCGTACCTTAGATGAAGTAGAGCAGCTAAAAAAAGACGCGAAAGCGCAAGGGCTGTGGAATCTCTTTCTACCCGATGCTCAATTGGGTCAAGGGCTAACCTGTAGCGAATATGCGCCACTCGCGGAAGCCACCGGTAAAGTGATATTTGCTCCGGAAATTTTTAATTGCAATGCGCCCGATACCGGTAATATGGAAGTGCTGTATCACTTTGGATCTGACGCCCAAAAACAGCAATGGCTTAAGCCTTTGCTCGCCGGAGACATTCGATCGGTTTTTTGTATGACAGAGCCAGAGGTGGCCTCAAGTGATGCAACGAACATGGAGGCCACTATCGCAGCCGATGGCGATGAGTTAGTGATTAATGGACGAAAGTGGTGGAGCACTGGGTTGGGCCACCCCAATGCAAAAGTGGCTATTGTTATGGGCCTATCAAAGCCTGACGCGGCAAAACACGAACGACATTCTATGGCGCTAGTACCTTTAGATGCACCTGGAGTAAGCATTAAGCGCATGTTGACGGCCTATGGTGAGTACGATGCACCCTATGGACATGGTGAAGTAACGTTCACTAACGTTCGCGTTCCAACAGAAAACCTCATATGGGACCTTGGAAAAGGCTTTGCGATTGCGCAAGGTCGCTTAGGCCCAGGGCGAATTCATCACTGTATGCGTGCTATAGGCGCAGCCGAAAGAGCGTTAGCGATGGCAATTCAACGAGGACTTTCACGCCAAGCCTTTGGCAAGCCCATCATTCAATTAGGCGGAAATACCGAGCGCATTGCTCAAGCGCGCATTCAAATTGATCAAGCCAGGTTGCTCACGTTAAACGCGGCTTGGAAAATAGATAACTTTGGCGTTAAAAACGCCATGACTGAAATTTCGGCTATTAAAGTTGCTGTACCAAACATGCTGCAAGATGTGGTCGATATGGCCATTCAAATGCATGGTGGCGCAGGTGTCTCAGATGATACGCCGCTCGCGTCTTTTACGGCCATGGCGCGAATTTTACGCATTGCTGATGGCCCCGATGAAGTGCATCGCCACATGGTCTCACGTTTAGAAATTGCCAAACACCTCAAAGGAAAAGCATCATGA
- a CDS encoding LysR family transcriptional regulator — MISLKSIAQLDLNLLKVLEALYQHENMTRTAEALNITPSAVSHSVKRLREALGDPLFTRQGSTMKPTPVCRRVMPEIISTLSQLRRSLQTLGAFDPLSASQTVVLAIHDALEPLFFPSVLAYFSKVAPNLEFHSVKIERDSLPMQLESGAIDFAIDVARPLSNPIGHDLIASSGFCCLGGKKYFPQRELSVEHYRQLNHITVSNRPTGRVLEDIAFATLGINRTVKARCQSYATATSLLTQQQSILTLPRSLANAFTDLELCIMPLPFEVPNVDTHLYWHQHTQADGFLAWLREHLLNSLQSQTGTKKEP, encoded by the coding sequence ATGATTAGCCTAAAATCGATCGCTCAACTGGATCTCAACTTGCTCAAAGTGCTCGAAGCCCTTTACCAGCATGAAAACATGACGCGTACTGCCGAAGCGTTAAATATCACGCCTTCTGCGGTGAGCCATTCTGTAAAACGACTTCGTGAAGCCTTAGGAGATCCGTTGTTTACACGCCAAGGTTCAACCATGAAGCCCACGCCTGTCTGCCGACGGGTTATGCCGGAAATAATCTCCACCCTAAGCCAGTTAAGACGATCACTGCAAACCTTAGGTGCCTTTGACCCACTTTCGGCATCGCAAACTGTTGTGCTCGCCATTCACGATGCCTTAGAGCCGCTTTTCTTCCCGTCTGTCCTAGCTTACTTTAGCAAGGTTGCTCCAAATTTAGAGTTTCATAGCGTTAAAATAGAACGAGATTCCTTGCCCATGCAGTTAGAATCGGGCGCGATAGATTTTGCGATCGATGTCGCTCGCCCACTGTCCAACCCAATAGGGCATGATTTAATCGCCTCTTCTGGATTTTGCTGTTTAGGTGGCAAAAAGTACTTTCCACAAAGAGAACTCTCCGTAGAGCATTACCGGCAACTGAACCACATAACGGTGTCTAACCGCCCGACTGGACGAGTGTTAGAAGATATTGCTTTTGCAACTTTAGGCATTAACCGAACAGTGAAGGCGCGCTGCCAGAGTTACGCAACGGCCACCTCTTTATTGACCCAGCAGCAGTCTATATTAACACTGCCAAGATCGTTGGCTAATGCCTTTACCGATCTAGAGCTTTGTATTATGCCATTACCTTTTGAAGTGCCGAATGTAGATACGCATTTATATTGGCACCAACACACACAAGCCGATGGCTTTTTGGCTTGGCTTAGAGAGCATTTGCTAAACAGTTTGCAAAGCCAAACTGGCACAAAAAAAGAGCCCTGA
- a CDS encoding HU family DNA-binding protein → MRKPDLSAAIAEHADLTKDKAAEVLNVILDQITQTVAKKESVTLVGFGTFEARSRAKRKGKNPQTGAEIEIPASNTVAFKAGKALKDSVNK, encoded by the coding sequence ATGCGTAAGCCCGATCTATCTGCTGCTATTGCAGAGCATGCAGATTTAACTAAAGATAAAGCTGCAGAAGTACTAAACGTAATTCTAGACCAGATTACCCAGACAGTTGCCAAGAAAGAATCGGTAACCTTAGTGGGCTTTGGCACCTTTGAAGCGCGCTCACGTGCTAAGCGTAAAGGTAAGAATCCACAAACGGGTGCAGAGATAGAAATCCCTGCAAGTAACACCGTTGCCTTTAAAGCGGGTAAGGCTTTAAAAGACAGCGTCAACAAATAA
- a CDS encoding chorismate--pyruvate lyase family protein has protein sequence METLTFDLDTRSHSWYTPSAFPEPIPDEMGYWLFLPGSLTEALRQRTDNFSVAVIEETLINSTDPSLNAAHTKEKAEYFSRKVALKNHQEIWVMAHTLIPTTSLKQGLAELSTLQERPLGELLFADDTVRKSPTEITHFDTLWGRRSRYWLREQPLLVTEYFLPELIRQS, from the coding sequence GTGGAAACCTTAACTTTCGATTTAGACACACGTAGCCACTCTTGGTATACGCCCAGCGCCTTTCCTGAACCGATTCCAGACGAAATGGGTTATTGGCTGTTTTTGCCTGGCAGTTTGACCGAAGCGCTGCGCCAACGTACGGATAATTTTTCCGTGGCTGTGATTGAAGAAACTCTCATCAACAGTACTGATCCGAGCCTCAATGCCGCCCATACGAAGGAAAAAGCCGAGTATTTTTCACGTAAAGTAGCGCTGAAAAACCACCAAGAAATTTGGGTTATGGCGCACACACTAATACCCACTACAAGTTTAAAACAGGGCTTAGCGGAATTATCAACACTGCAAGAAAGACCCTTGGGTGAGTTGTTATTCGCCGACGATACTGTGCGAAAAAGCCCAACAGAAATCACGCATTTTGATACACTCTGGGGGCGCCGTTCACGCTATTGGTTACGTGAACAACCTTTACTGGTGACCGAATATTTTTTACCTGAATTAATTAGGCAATCATGA
- the ubiA gene encoding 4-hydroxybenzoate octaprenyltransferase — translation MNKLALSQYIKLTRLDRPIGTYLLLWPTLTALWIASGGFPSIKNLIIFTLGVLFMRSAGCVINDYADRKIDGHVKRTNTRPLAQGLVTEKEALILFSALVGVSFILVLLTNALTVYMSFVGLALASLYPFMKRHTYLPQVVLGAAFAWAIPMAYTAAQAPLVDTVWLLFTAKVLWTVAYDTQYAMVDRDDDIKIGVRSTAILFGDADKLMIGVLQLLALLSWVAVGVKAEFGLVWWFAIAISAGLMSYQQWLIRHRDRDACFQAFLNNHWLGMALFIAAVVELL, via the coding sequence ATGAATAAACTAGCGCTTTCACAATACATAAAGCTCACTCGACTCGACCGCCCTATTGGCACTTACCTTCTTCTTTGGCCGACATTAACAGCGCTGTGGATCGCTTCGGGCGGGTTTCCGTCTATTAAGAATCTCATTATTTTTACGCTGGGTGTGTTATTCATGCGCTCCGCAGGTTGCGTAATTAACGATTACGCCGATCGGAAAATTGACGGCCACGTTAAGCGAACAAATACCCGCCCCCTAGCCCAAGGTTTAGTCACTGAAAAAGAAGCGTTAATACTTTTTTCTGCGTTAGTGGGTGTCTCTTTTATTTTAGTATTACTGACAAACGCATTAACGGTGTATATGTCTTTTGTTGGTTTAGCTCTTGCGTCGCTTTATCCATTTATGAAACGCCATACCTATTTGCCTCAGGTGGTACTCGGTGCCGCTTTCGCATGGGCGATTCCGATGGCATATACCGCCGCACAAGCCCCATTAGTTGATACCGTATGGTTACTATTTACCGCCAAAGTATTATGGACAGTGGCCTATGATACCCAGTACGCCATGGTCGATAGAGACGACGATATAAAAATTGGCGTGCGCTCAACTGCAATTTTATTTGGCGATGCCGACAAGCTAATGATCGGCGTTCTGCAACTGCTGGCACTGCTGAGCTGGGTAGCGGTAGGCGTAAAAGCCGAATTCGGTTTGGTATGGTGGTTCGCCATTGCCATTTCAGCAGGGCTAATGAGTTATCAGCAGTGGTTAATCCGACATCGAGACCGCGATGCATGTTTTCAAGCATTCTTAAATAATCATTGGCTGGGGATGGCGCTATTTATAGCCGCGGTCGTGGAACTGCTCTAA
- the phoB gene encoding phosphate regulon transcriptional regulator PhoB, with the protein MNPIQETDMATRSILIVDDESAIRDVIAAALEMAGYRALEAGNAQDAHSIIVDQKPDLILLDWMMPGTSGVELARRLKRDALTQEIPIIMLTAKGEEEHKISGLDAGADDYITKPFSPRELVARLKAVLRRSTPAGVDTVVEVKGLTLDPTSHRVFADGSELKLGPTEFKLLQFFMTHPERAYSRSQLLDHVWGGNVYVDERTVDVHIRRLRKLLGEQYKTLVQTVRGTGYRFSTQSPESL; encoded by the coding sequence ATGAACCCTATTCAGGAAACTGACATGGCAACACGAAGTATCTTAATCGTTGATGATGAATCGGCCATTCGCGATGTTATCGCCGCTGCGCTCGAAATGGCGGGTTATCGCGCTTTAGAAGCAGGTAACGCGCAAGACGCTCATTCAATTATCGTCGACCAAAAGCCCGATTTAATATTACTAGATTGGATGATGCCCGGCACCAGTGGGGTTGAATTGGCGCGTCGTTTAAAACGCGATGCTTTAACTCAAGAGATTCCCATTATTATGCTCACCGCCAAAGGCGAGGAAGAACATAAAATATCAGGCTTAGATGCCGGTGCCGACGATTACATCACTAAACCTTTTTCACCGCGTGAATTAGTGGCTCGATTAAAAGCCGTATTACGTCGCTCTACACCGGCCGGCGTTGATACTGTAGTTGAAGTAAAAGGTTTAACGTTAGACCCGACCAGCCACCGAGTATTTGCCGATGGCTCAGAGCTCAAGCTAGGACCCACCGAATTTAAATTGCTGCAATTTTTTATGACTCATCCTGAACGCGCTTATAGTCGAAGCCAGTTGCTTGATCACGTTTGGGGCGGTAATGTGTATGTAGATGAACGAACAGTCGATGTACATATTCGACGCTTACGAAAGCTATTAGGTGAGCAATACAAAACACTCGTACAAACAGTGAGAGGAACGGGGTATCGATTCTCTACTCAGTCGCCAGAGAGCCTCTAA
- the phoR gene encoding phosphate regulon sensor histidine kinase PhoR: MIRDLRKSHYKNLAISASVAVSVGFVFGYPWLFLAAASASYLIWILYQQHRLISWLIKGAKNAPPNAMGLWGVVFDHLYMVRKKHRKQVRRYRETIQKIRTSNQALADGVITLDSNGNIESWNKAAVKLLNLKKVDEGHLLTNLIRDPEFTDYYNKAQNKEPITIENPAHANRSLQISMTVYGEGERLLLLRDTTRLEKLEKMRQDFVANASHELKTPITVVQGHLENILNFNDDIPPAMHKALLSMSTQAKRMNNLVNDLLILSKLDIDTSDAPMKKINIPDLMSQLIEDALQYAHSIDKKLDITFQCQTDAMLLGDLGQIRTALSNLIYNAVRYSPSQKSIVISWKKSALGGLLTVQDQGYGIEQHHIPRLTERFYRADKGRSSEDGGTGLGLAIVKHILNHHNAYLDIQSQPNIGSAFTCIFPKKRLSELSQRSQN, from the coding sequence ATGATTCGGGATTTACGCAAATCTCATTACAAAAACCTAGCTATTTCAGCTTCTGTGGCCGTATCAGTGGGTTTTGTATTTGGCTATCCTTGGTTATTTTTGGCCGCTGCCAGTGCCAGCTATCTAATTTGGATTTTATACCAACAGCACCGTCTTATTTCGTGGTTAATAAAAGGGGCGAAGAACGCACCGCCCAATGCTATGGGGTTATGGGGTGTAGTGTTCGATCACCTTTACATGGTACGCAAGAAACACCGCAAGCAAGTTAGACGGTATCGTGAAACCATTCAAAAAATCCGTACATCTAATCAGGCGTTGGCCGATGGTGTTATCACTTTAGATTCCAATGGCAACATAGAATCGTGGAACAAAGCCGCTGTTAAGTTATTGAATTTGAAAAAAGTCGACGAAGGTCATTTACTCACGAACTTGATTCGAGATCCTGAGTTCACAGACTACTACAACAAAGCACAAAACAAAGAACCGATCACTATAGAAAATCCGGCACACGCAAATCGTTCTCTGCAAATATCGATGACCGTCTACGGCGAAGGTGAGCGCTTACTATTGCTGCGCGATACCACTCGTTTAGAGAAGCTTGAAAAAATGCGGCAAGACTTTGTAGCCAACGCCTCGCATGAGCTCAAAACACCAATTACAGTTGTTCAAGGTCATCTCGAGAATATTTTAAATTTCAATGATGATATTCCCCCTGCCATGCACAAAGCATTGCTCAGCATGTCGACGCAAGCAAAGCGTATGAACAACCTTGTCAATGATTTACTCATTCTCAGTAAACTCGATATTGACACCAGTGATGCGCCAATGAAGAAGATAAACATCCCAGACTTAATGTCGCAGTTGATCGAAGATGCATTGCAATATGCGCACAGCATAGATAAGAAGTTAGACATTACATTTCAATGCCAAACCGATGCTATGTTGTTAGGGGATTTGGGTCAAATAAGAACGGCGTTGAGCAACTTAATATACAATGCAGTACGTTATAGCCCGTCTCAAAAGTCCATTGTCATCAGCTGGAAAAAATCGGCTCTGGGAGGTTTACTGACGGTTCAAGATCAAGGTTACGGCATTGAGCAACATCATATTCCTCGGCTTACCGAACGTTTTTATCGAGCCGACAAAGGCCGCTCAAGTGAAGACGGTGGCACTGGTTTAGGGCTGGCCATTGTGAAGCATATATTGAACCACCATAACGCCTATTTAGATATACAAAGCCAGCCTAATATTGGTTCAGCCTTCACCTGTATTTTTCCCAAAAAGCGACTGAGCGAATTATCTCAACGCTCGCAAAACTAG
- a CDS encoding response regulator has translation MSSLSFLVVDDASFIRDLVKRTLRQQFAQCQIDEAVNGKKAQSLLSKKQYDLVLCDWEMPEQSGIEVLQWLRAYENDNGLPKTPFMMVTSRGDKTNVVEAVQAGVSDYIGKPFSNDQILKKVLKLLSVNHGALVKSILKGAAAMKPTFGSANESAGVLLGAAPQAAKKPASSNSAGSASLLTTGAPSSKLVDKEPIRAGKTKPKASILAKVAVRSPKAAWQGDLRDINLTDLSMTVELDDTVPPTVLDQVVVDIVPKNDPDAVARINTMVTSVALTEKSLSCSRLNLNVRIVDDDQEKLETLSKFIAQVRR, from the coding sequence ATGTCTAGTTTAAGTTTCCTTGTGGTCGACGATGCTTCCTTTATTCGTGACCTAGTCAAAAGAACGTTACGGCAGCAGTTTGCCCAGTGCCAAATAGATGAAGCCGTGAATGGCAAAAAAGCTCAAAGCCTGTTGTCTAAAAAGCAATACGATTTAGTGCTGTGTGATTGGGAAATGCCCGAGCAATCCGGCATCGAGGTGTTGCAATGGTTACGGGCTTATGAAAATGATAACGGCCTACCCAAGACCCCCTTTATGATGGTCACCAGTCGTGGCGATAAAACCAATGTTGTCGAAGCGGTTCAAGCAGGCGTATCCGATTACATTGGTAAGCCCTTTAGTAACGATCAAATCCTTAAAAAAGTGCTTAAGTTACTCTCTGTAAATCATGGTGCGTTGGTAAAATCTATTTTAAAAGGGGCTGCAGCTATGAAGCCCACATTTGGATCGGCTAATGAATCGGCGGGTGTCTTACTAGGGGCTGCGCCGCAAGCGGCTAAAAAACCTGCGTCGTCAAATTCAGCCGGCAGCGCTTCATTGCTAACCACGGGTGCACCCAGTTCGAAATTAGTCGATAAAGAGCCGATAAGAGCAGGTAAAACCAAACCCAAAGCGAGCATATTAGCGAAAGTCGCGGTGCGCTCTCCCAAGGCCGCTTGGCAAGGTGACTTACGAGACATTAATTTAACCGACTTAAGCATGACAGTAGAACTTGATGATACCGTTCCTCCTACCGTGCTAGATCAAGTCGTGGTGGATATTGTTCCGAAAAACGATCCCGATGCCGTGGCGCGCATAAATACCATGGTGACATCGGTTGCTTTAACTGAAAAATCACTCAGTTGCTCAAGGTTAAATCTTAATGTTCGCATCGTCGATGATGATCAAGAAAAACTTGAAACGCTGAGTAAGTTTATTGCTCAAGTTCGTCGCTAG
- a CDS encoding S1/P1 nuclease has product MVRTSSRYQLFIHWMVSRAEQSKRLVASLLIAASPLVSAFEEQGHSMVAQLMVMYLDDNAKGRLESLLGANWQRELIAMAPRVEQEVSRAKNRSMQPLQLTLFSVEDTEFNPQQHCPKNACSVGAVLESKKVLQENQFSNAQKKKALGYLMHYMVQLHVPVNTGLKRDMGGQKIYLKDGDLKDVNLAWIWNYDLYRRFETRWFSLAQEYFREMKDMDLSTWSESKMPQDWAFESHLLAREHVYPIATEGRYSAALIKEGQALLRTQLQKAAYRSALLINEALGS; this is encoded by the coding sequence ATGGTTAGGACCTCTAGTCGTTATCAGCTTTTTATTCATTGGATGGTTAGCCGAGCAGAACAGTCGAAGAGGCTAGTCGCTTCACTTTTGATAGCGGCATCGCCCTTGGTTAGCGCGTTCGAAGAGCAGGGCCACTCTATGGTGGCTCAGTTGATGGTGATGTATTTAGATGACAATGCTAAAGGCCGCTTGGAATCACTACTGGGGGCAAACTGGCAGCGTGAGCTCATTGCCATGGCGCCAAGAGTAGAGCAAGAGGTTTCGCGCGCAAAGAATCGATCTATGCAGCCGCTGCAGCTTACTCTGTTTTCTGTTGAAGATACTGAGTTTAATCCACAACAGCACTGCCCAAAAAACGCCTGTTCTGTAGGGGCTGTGTTAGAAAGTAAAAAAGTGCTGCAAGAGAACCAGTTTTCGAATGCGCAAAAAAAGAAGGCGTTAGGCTATTTAATGCATTATATGGTGCAGCTCCATGTGCCGGTCAATACCGGGCTTAAGCGTGATATGGGCGGCCAAAAGATTTATTTAAAAGATGGCGATCTCAAAGACGTTAATCTTGCCTGGATCTGGAATTACGATCTGTACCGAAGGTTTGAAACGCGTTGGTTTAGTTTGGCTCAAGAGTATTTCCGCGAAATGAAAGATATGGATCTCAGTACTTGGAGCGAATCAAAGATGCCACAAGATTGGGCATTTGAATCGCATTTGCTGGCACGTGAACATGTGTACCCCATTGCAACAGAGGGGCGTTACAGTGCAGCGTTAATTAAAGAAGGGCAAGCGTTGCTAAGAACACAGCTACAAAAGGCGGCTTACCGCTCGGCTTTGCTTATAAATGAAGCGCTTGGTTCATAG
- a CDS encoding DUF3392 family protein, with the protein MSDLLTVFSGWFRPHLTFIASAYIATILVIYGARINKAVWALVKGAHFIIRTLVFVALCAVGYGAISVYLVPVVRELLLLAGALWLGPLVVISFLFIGWLAEQNSRRG; encoded by the coding sequence ATGTCTGATTTATTGACCGTATTTTCGGGCTGGTTTCGGCCTCATTTAACTTTTATCGCATCAGCTTATATTGCCACTATACTGGTGATTTATGGCGCTCGGATCAACAAGGCTGTTTGGGCATTGGTGAAGGGTGCGCACTTTATTATTAGAACCTTGGTGTTTGTGGCCTTATGTGCCGTTGGTTATGGTGCTATTTCTGTTTATTTGGTGCCGGTGGTTCGTGAATTGTTATTGTTAGCAGGAGCATTATGGTTAGGACCTCTAGTCGTTATCAGCTTTTTATTCATTGGATGGTTAGCCGAGCAGAACAGTCGAAGAGGCTAG
- the speB gene encoding agmatinase, which yields MVQGRNPAQKEKVIFLGSEIEQAPLNQAGFAVLPVPYEKSVSYGGGTALGPDSILEASHQLETWDGKSSPSELGIHTCDTINCNQDDEAVIESIASATAKILMAGSMPVVLGGEHTVTWGVIKGYLDAGITDFGVVQIDAHADLRDAYEDNPLSHASVMKRVVDAGVPLFQLGIRAYCDEEREIRAQEGIHFIDADDLVPQNIQHIDLPEDFPKKVFFTLDIDGMDPSVFPSTGTPVPGGLGWYQTLNLFDSVIKQRQLIGFDLMEFAPIEGFHAYDFAASLLVYKMMGMAQRAGAVEAKN from the coding sequence ATGGTTCAGGGTCGTAATCCAGCTCAAAAAGAGAAGGTGATATTTTTAGGTTCAGAAATTGAACAAGCGCCACTAAATCAAGCTGGCTTTGCGGTACTGCCCGTGCCTTATGAAAAGTCAGTGTCGTATGGCGGTGGTACGGCTTTGGGGCCAGACTCCATCCTTGAAGCATCGCATCAACTAGAAACGTGGGATGGTAAATCAAGCCCGAGCGAACTGGGTATTCATACCTGCGATACCATCAATTGCAACCAAGATGATGAAGCCGTTATTGAAAGCATTGCCAGTGCCACGGCCAAAATTCTAATGGCGGGATCAATGCCAGTGGTATTAGGAGGCGAGCACACGGTGACTTGGGGTGTAATTAAAGGGTATCTAGATGCTGGCATAACCGATTTTGGCGTCGTTCAAATAGACGCTCACGCCGATTTACGCGATGCCTATGAAGACAACCCACTCAGTCACGCTTCGGTCATGAAGCGTGTCGTTGACGCCGGAGTGCCTCTATTTCAACTTGGTATTCGTGCCTATTGCGATGAAGAGCGAGAAATTCGTGCGCAAGAAGGTATTCACTTTATTGATGCCGATGACCTCGTTCCGCAAAATATTCAGCACATTGATTTACCTGAAGATTTCCCTAAAAAAGTATTCTTCACTCTCGACATTGACGGCATGGATCCATCCGTTTTCCCTTCAACAGGAACACCCGTTCCTGGTGGTCTAGGCTGGTACCAAACCCTAAACCTTTTTGATTCCGTCATAAAGCAACGCCAATTAATCGGCTTCGATTTAATGGAATTCGCCCCCATCGAAGGCTTTCACGCCTACGACTTCGCCGCCTCACTTTTAGTCTATAAGATGATGGGTATGGCGCAGCGGGCAGGTGCCGTTGAGGCAAAAAATTGA